From Pontibacter actiniarum, a single genomic window includes:
- a CDS encoding TIGR01777 family oxidoreductase, which yields MPGKILITGGSGLVGMRLSEMLIDQGYEVAHLSRRPDKVSTYKTFKWDIEAGYIDESAISYADYIVNLAGASVSSDKWSEERKREILHSRTDSLHLLQKCLSQSEHHVKGLLSASAIGIYGDSGDQLVSEESTYADDFLAEVCKAWEAAAWQVRDLGIRTVIFRLGIVLSVKGGALPQIARPVKMMAGAPLGSGKQYMSWIHIDDACRLFIQAIEAPQFEGVYNAVAPHPVTNKEFTKELAEAMKKPLVLPKVPAFAINLMMGEMSEVILASQRVSANKVLHTGFTFEYSYLEEALESFYEEEED from the coding sequence ATGCCAGGTAAAATTCTAATCACAGGAGGTTCAGGTTTAGTAGGGATGCGCCTATCGGAGATGCTGATAGACCAGGGCTATGAAGTAGCCCACCTTAGCCGCAGGCCGGATAAAGTATCGACCTATAAAACCTTTAAGTGGGATATTGAAGCGGGGTATATAGACGAGAGCGCTATCTCCTACGCCGACTATATCGTTAACCTGGCCGGTGCAAGCGTATCATCCGATAAGTGGAGCGAGGAGCGCAAAAGAGAAATCCTCCATAGCCGCACCGACAGCCTTCACCTGCTGCAAAAGTGCCTGAGCCAGTCTGAGCACCATGTAAAGGGCCTGCTTTCGGCCTCGGCCATTGGCATTTACGGCGACTCCGGCGACCAGCTGGTATCTGAGGAAAGCACGTATGCCGATGATTTTCTGGCAGAGGTGTGCAAAGCCTGGGAAGCCGCCGCCTGGCAGGTACGGGATCTAGGCATACGCACCGTTATCTTCCGGCTGGGCATCGTGCTGAGCGTGAAAGGCGGCGCTTTGCCGCAAATAGCCAGACCGGTGAAAATGATGGCCGGCGCACCGCTCGGCTCCGGAAAGCAGTACATGTCCTGGATTCATATTGATGACGCTTGCAGGCTGTTTATACAGGCCATTGAGGCCCCTCAGTTTGAAGGCGTGTACAATGCCGTGGCTCCGCACCCGGTAACCAACAAGGAGTTTACCAAAGAACTGGCAGAAGCCATGAAGAAGCCGCTCGTGCTGCCCAAAGTACCGGCCTTCGCCATTAACCTGATGATGGGCGAGATGAGCGAGGTTATACTTGCCAGCCAGCGTGTGAGCGCCAACAAAGTGCTGCACACCGGCTTCACGTTTGAGTACAGTTACCTGGAGGAGGCGCTGGAGTCCTTCTACGAAGAGGAAGAAGACTAA
- the folE gene encoding GTP cyclohydrolase I FolE, with protein sequence MRQKETLWNIMDNHDLEKEEAMDDHVMSSLETPLRADAFDLSDDEKIAIIEGHFREIMHTLGLDLTDDSLKGTPHRVAKMYVKEIFHGLHPDNKPVARRFENKYKYHKMLVERDITVYSSCEHHFVPIIGKAHVAYIPNEHVIGLSKLNRLVHYYARRPQVQERLTMQIANELKQALQTENVAVLIEADHLCVMSRGVNDVSSSTVTAEYSGLFEQEQYRSEFLGHIRGGKR encoded by the coding sequence ATGAGACAGAAAGAAACTTTGTGGAATATAATGGATAACCACGACCTGGAGAAAGAGGAGGCGATGGATGACCACGTGATGAGCTCTCTGGAGACACCGCTACGCGCAGACGCCTTTGACCTTTCGGACGACGAGAAGATTGCGATCATTGAGGGGCATTTCCGCGAGATCATGCATACCCTTGGCCTAGACCTGACAGACGACAGCCTGAAAGGCACGCCGCACCGTGTGGCGAAGATGTATGTAAAGGAAATCTTCCACGGCCTGCACCCGGACAACAAGCCGGTCGCCCGCCGCTTCGAGAACAAGTATAAGTACCACAAGATGCTGGTGGAGCGCGACATTACCGTGTACTCCTCCTGCGAGCACCATTTTGTGCCGATCATTGGCAAGGCCCACGTAGCCTACATACCCAACGAGCATGTGATAGGGCTTTCCAAGCTTAACCGCCTGGTGCATTACTATGCCCGCCGGCCACAGGTACAGGAGCGCCTGACCATGCAGATCGCCAACGAACTGAAGCAGGCGCTGCAGACAGAGAACGTGGCGGTGCTGATAGAGGCAGACCACCTGTGCGTGATGAGCCGCGGCGTGAACGATGTTAGCAGCAGCACCGTAACAGCAGAGTACTCCGGCCTGTTTGAGCAGGAGCAGTACCGCTCTGAGTTTTTAGGGCACATACGCGGCGGCAAGCGCTAA
- a CDS encoding 6-pyruvoyl trahydropterin synthase family protein has translation MKVTVCRKEHFNAAHRLHNPAWTDEQNNAVFGLCNNPNYHGHNYELIVKLTGTVNPDTGYVYDMKKLSDLVKEQVVNKFDHKNLNLDTEEFSNLNPTAENIAVVIWNKLREQISSDYELAITLYETERNFVEYNG, from the coding sequence ATGAAAGTAACCGTTTGCCGAAAGGAACACTTTAACGCCGCACACAGACTACATAACCCAGCGTGGACGGACGAGCAAAACAATGCAGTGTTTGGCCTGTGCAACAACCCCAACTACCACGGCCATAACTATGAGCTGATCGTGAAGCTAACCGGAACGGTGAACCCTGACACCGGCTACGTGTACGACATGAAAAAGCTGAGCGACCTGGTAAAGGAGCAGGTGGTGAACAAGTTTGACCACAAGAACCTGAACCTGGACACGGAGGAGTTCAGCAACCTGAACCCGACCGCCGAAAACATCGCCGTGGTGATATGGAACAAGCTTCGCGAGCAAATCAGCTCTGACTACGAATTAGCGATTACACTGTATGAGACAGAAAGAAACTTTGTGGAATATAATGGATAA
- a CDS encoding inorganic diphosphatase → MKRFTCLLLPLLALLLSSCKTDYTELATYSGNKQLQAVIETPAGNTRKLVYDRKKQEFVPDQDAGQTREVDFLPYPGNLGFIPSTETDKSGKGLEILVLSERQEPGTEMEVIPVGLMQLENSGDLRHIIVAVPARPSERQLDATNYNSFSTQYPGAKAILQIWFTNYNKSAGTRFVGWRDEKFAEQEIQRWMKL, encoded by the coding sequence ATGAAACGCTTTACCTGCCTCCTACTGCCCTTGCTGGCGCTGCTGCTCTCCTCCTGTAAAACCGATTACACAGAACTTGCGACCTACTCTGGCAACAAGCAGTTACAGGCTGTGATAGAAACGCCCGCAGGAAACACGCGCAAACTGGTGTATGACCGCAAAAAGCAGGAGTTTGTGCCAGACCAGGATGCCGGGCAAACACGCGAGGTGGACTTTCTGCCTTACCCGGGAAACCTCGGCTTTATCCCCTCCACGGAAACAGACAAAAGCGGCAAAGGGCTGGAAATACTCGTGCTGTCGGAGCGGCAGGAGCCAGGCACGGAGATGGAGGTGATTCCGGTGGGCCTGATGCAACTGGAAAACAGCGGAGATTTGCGCCACATCATCGTAGCCGTGCCGGCACGCCCAAGCGAACGCCAGCTGGACGCCACCAACTATAACAGCTTCAGCACGCAGTACCCGGGCGCCAAGGCCATCCTGCAAATCTGGTTCACGAATTACAACAAGTCTGCCGGCACCCGCTTTGTGGGCTGGCGCGATGAGAAGTTTGCCGAGCAGGAAATACAGCGCTGGATGAAGCTCTAG
- the rplS gene encoding 50S ribosomal protein L19, with amino-acid sequence MSELIKFIEQEYTDKRASFPTFQAGDTINVHVKIREGNKERVQQFQGVVIQRRNVNTNGETFTVRKVSNQIGLERIFPLLSPSIEKIELVRRGKVRRARLFYLRGLQGKAARIKERR; translated from the coding sequence ATGAGCGAACTAATTAAATTCATTGAGCAGGAATATACTGACAAGCGTGCCTCTTTCCCAACTTTCCAGGCAGGTGATACTATCAACGTACACGTAAAAATCCGTGAGGGTAACAAAGAGCGTGTTCAGCAATTCCAGGGTGTTGTGATTCAGCGTAGAAACGTGAACACAAACGGTGAGACGTTCACTGTAAGAAAAGTATCTAACCAAATCGGTCTAGAGCGTATCTTCCCTCTTCTTTCTCCATCTATCGAGAAAATCGAACTGGTGAGAAGAGGTAAAGTAAGAAGAGCAAGACTGTTCTACCTGAGAGGACTTCAGGGCAAGGCTGCTCGTATCAAGGAAAGACGATAA
- the trmD gene encoding tRNA (guanosine(37)-N1)-methyltransferase TrmD → MRFDIISCQPDLLDSPFSHSILKRAQQKGLAEIHIHDLRKYAVNKHGQIDDYAFGGGAGMVMMIEPIDKCISELQAERKYDAIIYMTPDGQTLNQGIVNQFSLLENVIILCGHYKGVDERVRQHYVTHEISIGDYVLSGGELGAAVLADAIIRIIPGVLNDESSALTDSFQDGLLAPPVYTRPAEYKGMQVPDILMSGDTPKIEQWRFEQAIERTKQRRPDLLNEE, encoded by the coding sequence ATGCGCTTTGACATCATCAGTTGCCAGCCCGATCTGCTGGACAGCCCTTTCAGCCACTCTATTCTGAAGCGGGCACAGCAAAAAGGTTTGGCAGAGATCCACATTCACGACCTGCGCAAGTACGCCGTAAACAAGCATGGCCAGATAGACGACTATGCTTTCGGGGGCGGCGCCGGCATGGTGATGATGATCGAACCCATTGACAAGTGCATTTCGGAGCTGCAGGCCGAGCGCAAGTATGATGCCATCATCTACATGACGCCGGACGGGCAAACGCTCAACCAAGGCATCGTAAATCAGTTTTCCCTGCTGGAGAACGTGATCATACTTTGCGGCCACTACAAAGGGGTGGATGAGCGGGTGCGGCAGCACTACGTGACGCACGAGATCAGCATCGGGGACTATGTGCTTTCGGGCGGAGAACTGGGGGCAGCCGTGTTGGCAGACGCCATTATCCGCATCATCCCGGGAGTGCTCAACGATGAGTCATCCGCTTTGACGGACTCCTTCCAGGACGGTTTGCTGGCCCCGCCGGTTTATACCCGCCCTGCCGAGTACAAAGGCATGCAGGTGCCGGACATCCTGATGTCGGGCGACACGCCGAAGATAGAGCAGTGGCGCTTTGAGCAGGCCATTGAGCGCACGAAACAGCGCCGCCCAGACCTGCTTAACGAGGAATAA
- the rimM gene encoding ribosome maturation factor RimM (Essential for efficient processing of 16S rRNA) → MHVDECFLLGYIVKTHGTKGQVVAFFDVDFPEDYEDLESVFLEQKGRLIPFFITSMEPVQKGRFIIKFEDVQTIEQAEALRNTSIYLPLGELPELEEGQFYFHDVIGYQVVDEQHGALGTVKEFYDLPQQQLMVMDYLDQEMLVPVMDEIFLRADHEAKQLHVSLPEGLLEVYTQPSGPDEADDLDEDTEEEKQ, encoded by the coding sequence ATGCATGTTGATGAATGCTTTCTATTAGGTTACATCGTCAAGACCCATGGCACGAAGGGGCAAGTAGTCGCGTTTTTTGACGTAGACTTTCCCGAAGATTATGAAGATTTGGAGTCAGTCTTCCTGGAACAAAAGGGAAGGCTGATTCCTTTTTTTATAACGTCTATGGAGCCTGTGCAGAAGGGCCGCTTTATTATTAAGTTCGAAGATGTTCAAACCATCGAACAGGCCGAAGCACTGCGCAACACCTCCATTTACCTGCCACTCGGCGAGCTGCCGGAGTTGGAAGAAGGCCAGTTCTACTTCCACGATGTGATTGGCTACCAGGTGGTGGACGAGCAGCATGGCGCGCTGGGCACCGTAAAAGAGTTTTACGACCTGCCGCAACAGCAGCTGATGGTAATGGATTACCTGGACCAGGAAATGCTGGTGCCGGTCATGGACGAGATCTTCCTGCGTGCCGACCACGAGGCAAAGCAACTGCACGTAAGCCTGCCGGAAGGCCTGCTGGAAGTGTACACGCAGCCATCAGGCCCCGACGAAGCCGACGACCTTGACGAAGACACTGAGGAGGAGAAACAGTAA
- a CDS encoding 30S ribosomal protein S16 produces the protein MAVKIRLARRGRKKAAIYDIVVADARAPRDGKFIEKLGTYNPNTVPAFIDFNEDKAFQWVMNGAQPTDTVKAMLSYRGILFKKHLQIGVAKGAISQETADARFNEWKEAKDAKIEEKRQKVGSEKEAKRAAALEAERKVKEARAEAIRQRDAEKAAANAPAEEAAEAPAEGGEGEATEEQA, from the coding sequence ATGGCAGTAAAAATCAGACTGGCCCGCAGAGGCCGCAAGAAAGCCGCTATCTACGATATCGTAGTAGCTGACGCTCGAGCACCACGTGATGGTAAATTTATCGAGAAACTGGGTACGTACAACCCTAACACTGTTCCTGCTTTTATCGACTTCAACGAAGATAAAGCGTTCCAGTGGGTGATGAACGGTGCACAGCCAACTGACACCGTAAAAGCAATGCTTTCTTACAGAGGCATCCTGTTCAAGAAACACCTGCAAATCGGTGTTGCGAAAGGTGCTATCTCTCAGGAGACTGCTGATGCTCGTTTCAACGAGTGGAAAGAAGCAAAAGACGCTAAGATCGAAGAGAAACGCCAGAAGGTGGGCTCTGAGAAAGAAGCCAAGCGTGCAGCTGCCCTGGAAGCTGAGCGCAAAGTAAAAGAGGCTCGTGCAGAGGCTATCCGTCAGCGTGACGCTGAGAAAGCTGCTGCTAACGCTCCTGCTGAAGAGGCTGCTGAGGCCCCTGCTGAAGGTGGCGAAGGCGAGGCTACTGAGGAGCAAGCATAA
- a CDS encoding acyl-CoA desaturase — MAILIFFVVHWYLSLFVQTFYLHRYAAHKMFTMTPFWERAFYLLTYIAQGSSFLSPRAYAILHRMHHAFSDTERDPHSPHFSNNAFTMMWKTKEIYNDVLNKRVEPERRFEGDYPIWPALERIGDSYFSRIGWGVAYVLFYIAFATQWWMFLLLPIHFLMGPVHGAIVNWSGHKYGYQNFDNNDKSRNSLFFDFLTGGELFQNNHHKLPNRVNFGVKWWEVDPTWPVIWTLDKLSIIKLKPVKVKAAKVPRVKANA; from the coding sequence ATGGCAATTCTTATCTTTTTTGTGGTGCACTGGTACCTGTCGCTGTTCGTGCAGACCTTTTACCTGCACCGCTACGCAGCGCACAAAATGTTTACCATGACCCCGTTCTGGGAGAGGGCTTTTTACCTGCTGACGTATATCGCGCAGGGCTCTTCGTTCCTGTCGCCGCGTGCTTACGCCATTCTGCACCGCATGCACCACGCATTCTCCGACACGGAGCGCGACCCGCACTCTCCGCACTTCTCTAACAACGCTTTCACGATGATGTGGAAGACGAAGGAGATCTACAACGACGTGCTGAACAAGCGCGTGGAGCCGGAGCGCCGCTTCGAGGGCGATTACCCCATTTGGCCTGCACTGGAGAGAATCGGTGACTCCTACTTCTCCCGCATTGGCTGGGGCGTGGCGTACGTGTTGTTCTACATCGCCTTTGCTACGCAGTGGTGGATGTTCCTGCTGCTGCCAATCCACTTCCTGATGGGCCCGGTACACGGCGCTATCGTAAACTGGAGCGGCCACAAGTACGGTTACCAGAACTTTGACAACAACGACAAATCAAGAAACTCGCTCTTCTTTGACTTCCTGACAGGCGGTGAGCTGTTCCAAAACAACCACCACAAACTTCCTAACCGCGTCAACTTCGGCGTGAAGTGGTGGGAGGTGGACCCGACCTGGCCGGTTATCTGGACGCTGGACAAGCTGAGCATTATCAAGCTAAAGCCGGTAAAGGTAAAAGCCGCTAAGGTGCCAAGAGTAAAAGCAAACGCCTAA
- a CDS encoding RluA family pseudouridine synthase — MLEVLYEDNHVLAVNKPAGLLVHGDETGDITLAHLAKDYIRHKYNKPGNVFIGVVHRLDRPVSGVVLLAKTSKALTRLNELFRSKKTTKTYWAVVQNRPKQEQGNLVHWLVKDSSRNVTKAYAKENPAGSRSELNYRLLSMQHGKHLLEVNPITGRPHQIRVQLSSMRCPILGDLKYGADQPLPDKSIALHARRLQFDHPTLKTPVTVSAPPPDAPVWAPFRHLA; from the coding sequence ATGCTGGAAGTTTTGTACGAGGATAACCACGTGCTGGCGGTAAACAAACCGGCCGGCCTGTTGGTGCATGGCGATGAGACGGGAGACATTACCCTGGCTCACCTGGCGAAGGACTACATCAGGCACAAGTACAACAAGCCGGGCAACGTGTTCATCGGTGTCGTGCACCGCCTCGACAGGCCGGTAAGCGGCGTTGTGCTGCTGGCGAAAACCTCCAAGGCCCTTACACGGCTTAACGAGCTATTCCGCAGCAAAAAGACCACAAAAACCTACTGGGCGGTTGTACAGAACCGCCCCAAGCAGGAACAGGGTAACCTCGTGCACTGGCTCGTAAAGGACAGCTCCCGCAACGTAACGAAAGCCTACGCCAAAGAAAACCCGGCAGGCTCCCGCTCCGAACTCAACTACAGGCTGCTGAGCATGCAGCACGGCAAGCACCTGCTGGAGGTAAACCCCATTACCGGCAGGCCGCACCAGATACGGGTGCAGCTCTCTTCTATGCGCTGCCCCATTCTCGGCGACCTGAAGTATGGCGCAGACCAGCCGCTGCCCGACAAGAGCATTGCCCTGCACGCCCGCCGGCTGCAGTTTGACCACCCTACCTTGAAAACCCCGGTAACAGTAAGTGCACCGCCCCCGGACGCGCCTGTGTGGGCCCCGTTCCGGCATCTGGCCTAA
- the panB gene encoding 3-methyl-2-oxobutanoate hydroxymethyltransferase has product MSVHKNDIKKVTTHQLQNMKERGEKISMLTAYDYSMATILDAAGVDVLLVGDSASNVMAGHETTLPITLDQMIYHASSVIRGVQRAFVVVDLPFGSYQGNSSEALRSTIRIMKESGAHGVKIEGGAEIKESVTRILSAGVPVMGHLGLTPQSIYKFGTYTVRAKEEAEAQKLIDDALLLQELGCFAIVLEKIPSELAKKVAEKLQIPIIGIGAGPHVDGQVLVVHDMLGINKEFKPRFLRRYADLHTIMTDAVQNYVKDVKSKDFPNEKEAY; this is encoded by the coding sequence ATGTCTGTACATAAAAACGATATAAAGAAGGTAACCACGCACCAGCTACAGAACATGAAGGAGCGCGGCGAAAAAATATCCATGCTAACCGCTTACGACTACTCCATGGCCACCATTCTGGATGCCGCCGGCGTAGACGTGCTATTGGTTGGTGACTCCGCCTCTAACGTAATGGCTGGCCACGAAACCACGCTTCCCATTACGCTGGACCAGATGATTTACCATGCCTCGTCTGTTATCAGAGGCGTGCAGCGGGCCTTTGTGGTGGTAGACCTGCCGTTCGGTTCGTACCAGGGCAACTCGTCGGAGGCTCTGCGCTCCACTATCCGCATCATGAAGGAGTCGGGGGCGCACGGCGTGAAGATCGAAGGCGGAGCCGAGATCAAAGAGTCGGTGACACGCATCCTCAGTGCCGGCGTGCCGGTAATGGGCCACCTGGGCCTTACACCGCAGTCCATCTACAAGTTCGGCACCTACACCGTCCGTGCGAAAGAAGAAGCCGAGGCGCAGAAGCTGATCGACGACGCGCTGCTGCTGCAGGAGCTGGGCTGCTTTGCCATTGTGCTGGAGAAGATCCCGTCAGAGCTGGCAAAGAAAGTGGCGGAGAAGCTGCAGATCCCAATCATAGGCATTGGCGCCGGCCCGCACGTTGACGGCCAGGTACTGGTTGTGCACGACATGCTGGGCATCAACAAAGAGTTTAAGCCGCGCTTCCTGCGCCGCTACGCCGACCTGCACACGATCATGACCGACGCTGTACAGAACTATGTGAAGGATGTTAAGAGCAAAGACTTCCCTAACGAAAAAGAAGCATACTAA
- a CDS encoding putative LPS assembly protein LptD, producing MAPQDTPRVAAQDTVTLQAPKGDIETTIKYSAKDSIQFEVDRKVVHLYGDAKIDYGDMKLEAAYIEINYDNNTLTATTLTDSTGQEIGTPVFSQGAETYAAKRIAYNYKTRKGRISEVVTQQGEGYIHSEVVKRSPNNEFYGLHNKYTTCNLEHPHFYISAGKIKAIPNDKVMSGPFNLVIGDIPTPLGFLFGLFPTPKSKRSSGVIVPSYGENARGFFLNNGGYYFAWNDYVGTKLTGDIYSLGGYNLDVSTDYVKRYAYRGNFRFTYDFLKNDEADVESSRSTDNILSQLPPTQRTFWVYWSHTPVTKPGRGSFSASVNAGSQLHQRVNYNGTAQYLAPTFNSHVSYQKTIPNSPFSYTIKASQGQSTQTGTMNFVLPDLNFSMSQVGLAELFSDAPATNKWYEKFTLTYNVRASNTISNIQPARTSTNFPVLDTSPADTIEVNFGNLQRLWESGQKTAIHSFGIGLGNYKIMRYLNFSPSVNYNETWLDEKYSFTFNPDSQRVDVDTTGFGRVYQYSAGASLNTTIYGTVYVKGEKVEAIRHLIRPSISYSYRPDFGDERFGFYQRTLVGTDPNTNLPRYQNLGRFRTGLPSTGLNSSLSFSLDNSLEMKVKAKNDSTDAKFEKVSLIDNLRLSSSYNFAADSLKLAPIQLSFYTKLFKMVNMNFSSTFNPYQTDSAGRNIDKYIFDARKLKLARLTNASLNLTASLNPEAFRSETTLPANLPSLVPDQDPVLPQYVDFKIPWTLNLNYTFYYTRGLGVASRNNLTQTVGIDGSLNVTEKWKVTYTSTYDISNQNISYANVQIYRDLHCWDMSIGWTPFGLLRGYNLTINARSSLLQDLKLTKRSNSVYGY from the coding sequence GTGGCCCCGCAAGATACACCTCGTGTTGCCGCCCAGGACACAGTAACGCTGCAGGCTCCCAAAGGCGACATCGAGACCACCATCAAATATTCAGCCAAAGACTCCATTCAGTTTGAAGTAGACCGGAAGGTGGTGCACCTGTACGGCGACGCCAAGATCGACTACGGCGACATGAAACTGGAAGCCGCCTACATCGAGATCAACTACGACAACAACACCCTTACGGCCACAACCCTCACCGACTCTACCGGCCAGGAGATCGGCACGCCTGTGTTCTCGCAGGGAGCCGAAACGTACGCTGCCAAGCGCATTGCCTACAACTACAAAACCAGAAAAGGGCGCATCTCTGAGGTAGTAACGCAGCAAGGCGAAGGATATATACATTCGGAGGTGGTAAAACGCAGCCCGAACAACGAATTTTACGGCCTGCACAACAAGTACACGACCTGTAACCTGGAGCACCCGCACTTCTACATCAGTGCCGGAAAGATAAAAGCCATCCCGAACGACAAAGTGATGTCGGGCCCCTTTAACCTCGTGATCGGGGACATCCCTACTCCGCTGGGCTTTTTGTTCGGCCTCTTCCCTACCCCGAAGAGCAAGCGCTCCTCCGGTGTGATCGTACCGAGCTACGGCGAGAACGCGCGCGGCTTCTTCCTGAACAACGGCGGCTACTACTTTGCCTGGAACGACTACGTAGGCACCAAGCTTACCGGCGATATTTACTCGCTGGGCGGCTATAACCTGGATGTGAGCACCGATTACGTAAAGCGCTACGCCTACCGCGGCAACTTCCGCTTCACCTACGATTTCCTGAAAAACGATGAGGCGGACGTGGAAAGCTCCCGGTCCACAGACAACATCCTGAGCCAGCTCCCTCCGACGCAGCGAACTTTCTGGGTTTACTGGAGCCACACACCGGTTACCAAACCGGGGCGCGGTTCTTTCAGCGCCAGCGTGAATGCCGGTAGCCAGCTGCACCAGCGCGTAAACTACAACGGAACGGCGCAGTACCTGGCCCCGACCTTTAACTCGCATGTGTCGTACCAGAAAACGATCCCGAACTCGCCCTTCAGCTACACCATTAAAGCGAGCCAGGGCCAAAGCACCCAAACAGGTACCATGAACTTCGTGCTGCCCGACCTGAACTTCAGCATGTCGCAGGTGGGGCTGGCCGAGCTGTTTTCCGATGCGCCTGCCACCAACAAGTGGTACGAGAAGTTTACGCTGACATATAACGTCCGCGCGTCCAACACCATTTCGAACATACAGCCGGCGCGCACATCCACGAATTTCCCGGTGCTGGACACCTCGCCTGCCGATACCATCGAGGTTAACTTCGGTAACCTGCAGCGCCTGTGGGAAAGCGGCCAGAAGACAGCCATCCATAGTTTCGGCATTGGCCTGGGTAACTACAAGATCATGCGCTACCTCAACTTCAGCCCAAGCGTAAACTACAACGAGACATGGCTGGACGAAAAGTATAGTTTCACCTTTAACCCCGATTCCCAGCGTGTAGACGTGGACACCACGGGCTTCGGCCGCGTGTACCAGTACAGCGCCGGTGCCTCCCTCAACACCACCATTTACGGCACCGTGTATGTGAAGGGCGAAAAGGTGGAGGCGATCCGGCATTTGATCAGGCCGAGCATCAGCTACAGCTACCGCCCCGATTTCGGCGACGAGCGCTTTGGCTTTTACCAGCGCACGCTCGTAGGCACGGACCCAAACACAAACCTGCCACGCTACCAGAACCTGGGCCGCTTCAGAACCGGCCTGCCCTCCACAGGGCTTAACTCCTCCCTCAGCTTTAGCCTGGACAACAGCCTGGAGATGAAGGTAAAGGCAAAGAACGACTCCACCGACGCTAAGTTTGAGAAGGTCAGCCTGATAGACAACCTGCGCCTTAGCTCTAGCTATAACTTCGCCGCTGATTCGCTGAAGCTGGCCCCGATCCAGCTGTCGTTCTACACCAAGCTGTTTAAGATGGTGAACATGAACTTCAGCTCGACCTTTAACCCGTACCAGACGGACAGCGCAGGCAGAAACATTGACAAGTACATTTTTGATGCGCGCAAGCTGAAACTGGCCAGGCTGACCAACGCCAGCCTGAACCTGACGGCCAGCCTGAACCCGGAGGCCTTCCGCTCCGAAACCACCCTTCCGGCAAACCTGCCGTCGCTGGTGCCGGACCAGGACCCGGTGCTGCCGCAGTACGTGGACTTTAAAATTCCGTGGACACTGAACCTGAACTACACGTTCTACTACACCCGCGGGCTTGGTGTGGCAAGCAGAAACAACCTCACCCAGACAGTAGGTATAGACGGCTCGCTGAACGTAACAGAGAAATGGAAGGTGACCTACACCAGTACGTATGACATCTCGAACCAGAACATCTCATACGCCAACGTGCAGATTTACCGCGACCTGCACTGCTGGGACATGAGCATCGGCTGGACGCCTTTTGGCTTGCTCCGGGGCTACAACCTCACCATCAACGCCAGGTCTTCGCTCCTGCAGGACCTGAAACTGACCAAGCGAAGCAACTCCGTATATGGATACTAA
- a CDS encoding N-acetylmuramoyl-L-alanine amidase family protein: protein MRNIVTVSVLAFVFLLCSSNKLAFRKEYKLRTVVIDAGHGGKDVGCNGKFSHEADVALRIAKEVGGLIERNVPDVKVVYTRTDDHFVELIDRAGIANKNNADLFISIHLNSGPAAAYGTETYTMGLHTSDGNLLVAKRENAVILQEDNYEANYNGFDPNSPQSHILFALHQSAYIDNSLRFAEKVEREFRTKAGRKSRGVKQAGFLVLWKSYMPSVLIECGFLTNPTEEKFLNDKTGQSYIASGIYRAFKEYKQELEAMN, encoded by the coding sequence GTGAGAAATATTGTTACTGTTTCTGTTCTGGCTTTTGTTTTTTTACTGTGCTCCTCTAACAAACTTGCATTCAGGAAAGAGTACAAGTTACGCACAGTAGTAATCGATGCAGGACACGGAGGGAAGGATGTAGGGTGCAATGGTAAGTTTTCGCACGAAGCAGATGTCGCCCTGCGCATTGCCAAAGAGGTAGGCGGGCTGATCGAAAGGAACGTGCCGGATGTGAAGGTGGTGTACACCCGCACCGACGACCATTTCGTGGAGCTGATAGACCGGGCGGGCATCGCCAACAAGAATAACGCAGACCTCTTTATTTCCATTCACCTCAACTCTGGCCCCGCCGCCGCCTACGGCACCGAAACCTATACCATGGGGCTCCACACCTCGGACGGCAACCTGCTGGTGGCTAAGCGTGAGAACGCCGTAATTCTGCAGGAGGATAACTACGAGGCCAACTACAACGGCTTTGACCCGAACTCCCCCCAGAGCCACATCCTGTTCGCTCTGCACCAAAGCGCCTACATCGACAACAGCCTTCGCTTCGCTGAAAAGGTGGAGCGCGAGTTCCGTACCAAGGCGGGCCGCAAGAGCCGCGGTGTGAAGCAGGCGGGCTTTCTGGTGCTCTGGAAGTCATACATGCCCAGCGTGCTCATCGAGTGCGGTTTCCTGACAAACCCCACCGAGGAAAAATTTCTTAACGATAAGACCGGGCAATCGTATATTGCATCAGGTATATATCGGGCCTTCAAAGAGTACAAGCAAGAGTTGGAGGCTATGAATTAA